The Pseudomonas sp. SCB32 DNA window CCCACCAGGAAGCCAACCATGCACAGCGCCACGACGTAGTAAGCCGGCCCCAGCGGGTCTTCCTTCATAAGGAGCGCAACCACCATGGGGGTCAGGCCGCCGAAGATGGCGTAGGCCAGGTTGTAGGAGAAGGACAGGCCGGTGAAGCGCACGACCGCCGGGAAGGCGTTCACCATGACGTAAGGCACCGCGCCGATGACGCCTACGCATAGGCCGGTCACCGCATACAGCGGGAACAGCCAGTCCGGGTGCGCCTTGAGGCTGGTGTAGAAGGTCCAGGAGGCGACGCCCAGCAGTACGCTGCCATATATAAAGGTGCGGCCGGCGCCGATGCGGTCCGCCAGACCTCCAGCAAGAATGCAGCCAACGCTGAGGAAGACGATGGCCAGGCTATTGGCCTTCAGGGCAGTCGCCGCACCGAAACCATATACCGTCTGCAGCACCGACGGGGTCATCAGGATCACCACCACGATAGCGGCCGACAGTACCCAGGTCAGCAGCATGGACAGCACCACCGCCGGGCGATGCTCGCGCACCACCACGCCCAGTGGCACCTCCTCGGCCAGTTGCTTGCGCAGTTGCAGCTCAGCGAATACCGGGGTCTCGTGCAGCCAGCGGCGCAGGTAAACGGAGAACAGGCCGAAGATGCCACCGAGCAGGAACGGAATCCGCCAGGCATAGGCCCGCACTTCTTCGGCGCTGAAGACACTGTTGATCAGCGTCGCCACCAGCGAACCGATCAGGATGCCCGCGGTCAGACCCGAGGTGAGCGTGCCGCAGGCATAGCCCACATGACGCTGCGGAACGTGCTCGGCGACGAAGACCCAGGCACCCGGCACTTCACCGCCGATGGCAGCGCCCTGGATGACGCGCAGCAGCAACAGGGCCAGCGGCGCCCAGATGCCGATCTGCTCGTAGGTGGGCAGCAAACCCATGATCAGTGTGGGAACGGCCATCAGAAAGATGCTCAGGGTGAACATCTTCTTGCGACCCAGCAGGTCGCCGAAGTGAGCCATGACCACCCCGCCCAGCGGACGAGCAAGGTAACCGGCAGCGAACAGGCCGAAAGTCTGCAGCTGGCGAAGCCACTCGGGCATGTCGGCGGGGAAGAACAGCTTGCCGACCACGGTGGCGAAGAACACGAAGATGATGAAGTCGTAGAACTCCAGGGCGCCGCCCAGGGCAGACAGGGACAGGGTCTTGTAGTCGCTGCGGGTCAACGGACGTGACGCGGGCGCGGCAGGAGCGTTCACAGAAGGCATTGTGATTATTCTCGGCATGCAAGGCAGATGACGGCGGCGTTGGGCCACCGGTGCCGAACCATAGCAAATTGCGCTTTGACGACACAGGCATGCGCAGACCCGGCAAAGTCGAATCCCTACGGTCGTCGTCGCGGGCCTTGCTCTATATAATGCAGAAAGGCCGATCAAAAGCTGTCCCAAGGCCTTGCACCGGCAGGTGTCTTGGGAGAGTTTTTCCATAACCTCACCATGAGTACGCCGGGGGCAAGAGGCCCTGAACTATGATCGAGCTCGAACAAGATGATCCCATCCCGCAGGGTGACCTTGCCCTGCAGATTACCGCCCTGCCGCGCGAGACCAACGGCTTTGGCGACATCTTCGGTGGTTGGCTGGTGGCGCAGATGGATCTCGCCGGTACCGCCATGGCCAGCCGCATCGCTGGCGGCCGCGTCGCCACCGTAGCCATCGACCGCATGGCCTTCCTGGTCCCGGTCGCCGTTGGCGCTCAGCTCTCCTTCTATACGCAATCGCTGGAAGTCGGCCGCAGCTCGATCCGCATGCTGGTCGAAGTGTGGAGCGATGATCCGCTCTCCAGCGAGTGGCGCAAGGTCACCGAGGCCGTATTCGTGTTCGTCGCCATCGACGGCAGCGGTCGCACCCGCCCGGTTCCGCCACGTCGTGGCTGAAAACTGAAACGCCGGCTATCAAGCCGGCGTTTTCGTCTTTGCCTTTCGGAATCAGCGCATCGATTTACCGCGCACCGGAGCGCCGTTGGCCTTGTAGTAGTCGGCGGTACTACGGGGCAGGGCCTGACGGCCACGGACCTTATCGGCGATCTTCTCGGCCATCATGATGGTGGTGGCATTGAGGTTGCCGGTGATGATCAGCGGCATGATCGAGGCATCGACCACACGCAGCCCCTGCATGCCGTGCACACGGCCTTCGCCATCGACCACCGCCATGTCGTCCTCGCCCATCTTGCAGGAGCAGGAGGGGTGGAAGGCGGTCTCCGCATGCTCGCGCACAAACGCATCCAGCTCGGCATCGCTCTGCTTGTCCAGGCCCGGGCTGAGCTCGCGGCCACGGAAGGGGTCGAGCGCCGGCTGGTTCATGATCTCGCGGGTAAGGCGGATGCCATCGCGGAACTCCTGCCAGTCCTGTTCGCTGGACATGTAGTTGAACAGGATGCTCGGGTGCTTGCGCGGGTCGCGGGAGACCGCATTGATCCGACCACGGCTGGGAGAGCGCATGGAGCCGACGTGGGCCTGGAATCCATGCTCCTTCACCGCATTGCTGCCGTTGTAGTTAATCGCCACCGGCAGGAAGTGGTACTGGATGTTCGGCCACTCGAATTCCGGGCGGGTGCGGATGAAGCCGCCGGCTTCGAACTGGTTGCTCGCACCCAGGCCGCTGCCGAGGAACATCCACTCCGCGCCAATCTGCGGCTGGTTCCACCATTGCAGCGCCGGGTACAGGGAGACCGGCTGTTTGCAGGCGTACTGCAGGTACATCTCCAGGTGGTCCTGGAGGTTCTGGCCGACGCCGGGCAGGTCGTGCACCACGTCGATGCCCAGGTCACGCAGCAGCGACGCGGGACCAACGCCGGAGCGTTGCAGCAGTTGCGGCGAGGCGATGGCACCAGAGCACACCAGCACTTCGCGACGGGCACGCACTTCCTTCAGGGCGTTGTCGTTGCCATGCAGGTAAGTGGCACCGATGGCGCGCTTGCCGCTGAACAGGATGCGGTCGGTCAGTGCGTGGGTGACGATGGTCAGGTTCGGGCGCTCGCGGGCCTGATCCAGGTAGCCGCGCGCGGTGCTGGAACGACGGCCCTGCGGGGTGACGGTACGGTCCATCGGACCGAAGCCTTCCTGCTGGTAGCCGTTGAGGTCTTCAGTGCGCGGATAGCCCGCCTGCACACCTGCCTCGACCATGGCGTGGAACAGCGGGTTGTTACCGGCCTTGGGCGTGGTCACGCTCACCGGGCCATTGCCGCCGTGGAAGTCGTTCGGCCCGATGTCGCGGGTCTCGGCCTTGCGGAAGTACGGCAGGCAGTCGAGGTAGGTCCAGTCTTCCAGGCCCTTGTCCTGCGCCCAGCCGTCGAAGTCCATGGCATTGCCGCGGATGTAGCACATGCCATTGATCAGCGAGGAACCGCCCAAGCCCTTGCCGCGACCGCACTCCATGCGGCGGTTGTTCATGTACGGCTCGGGATCGGTCACATAGGCCCAGTTATAGCGACGCCCCTGCAGCGGGTAGGCCAGCGCGGCCGGCATCTGGGTGCGGAAGTCGGCGCGGTAGTCCGGGCCGCCGGCTTCGAGCAGCAGGACGCTGACGTCGGGGTCTTCGGTCAGACGGGTAGCCAGTACGTTACCGGCCGAGCCGGCGCCGATGATGATGTAGTCGAATTCCTGGGACATGCAGGCCTTCCTCTTTTTCAGGCACGACACCGCCCGCGACGCGTGTGCGTCGGTGTCTGCGGATTCGGGATGGCCGGTGGTCAGGGAGTGGGGCCTGCGACCGGCCGTTCAGGGCTCGCTCGCGGCGGTCAGAACACCGAGGCGTAGTCGCCCAGCTCTACCTGCACAGATTTGATGCGAGTGTAGTGAGCCAGGGTGGTCAGACCGTTCTCACGACCGACGCCCGATTGCTTGTACCCGCCAACCGGCATCTCGGCCGGCGACTCGCCCCAGGTGTTGATCCAGCAGATGCCGGCTTCCAGGCGATGGATCGCACGGTGCGCGCGGGCCAGGTCCTGGGTGACGACGCCGGCGGCCAGGCCGTACTCGGAGTCGTTGGCGCGGCGGATGACCTCGTCTTCGGTGTCGTAGACAAGGATGCTCATGACCGGCCCGAAGATTTCCTCGCGGACGATGGTCATGTCGTCAGTGCAGTCGGTGAACACGGTCGGCGCGACGTAGGCACCCTTGGCGAACTCGCCCTGGGTGACGCGCTCGCCACCGCACAGCAGGCGGGCCTTCTGCTCTTTGCCCGACTCGATGTAGGAGAGCACGCTCTCCATGTGGGCGAAGCTGGTCAGCGGGCCGAAGTTGGTGTTTTCGTCCTGCGGGCTGCCCAGGCGGATGCGCTTCACGCGCTCGACGACTTTCGCCTCGAAGCGAGCCTGCAGGTTGCGCGGGATGAACACGCGGGTGCCGTTGGTGCACACCTGGCCGGAGCTGAAGAAGTTGGCCATGACGGCGATGTCGGCGGCGCGATCGAGGTTGGCGTCCTCGAAGATGATCAGCGGCGACTTGCCGCCCAGCTCCATGGTGACTTCCTTGAGCGAGGAGCTCGACGCGCTGGCCATGACTTTCTTACCGGTGGAGGTGCCGCCGGTGAAGGAGATCTTCTCGATCAGCGGGTGCTCGGTCAGCCACTGGCCGACTTCGCGGCCGCTACCGGTGAGGACGTTGAACACGCCATCGGGCAGGCCGGCCTCGGTGTAGATTTCAGCGAGCTTTAGTACAGTCAGCGGGGTGACTTCGCTGGGCTTGAAGATCATCGCGTTGCCGGCGGCCAGGGCCGGAGCGGACTTCCACAGGGCGATCTGCACCGGATAGTTCCAGGCGCCGATGCCGGCGACCACGCCCAGTGGCTCGCGGCGGGTGTAGACGAAGCTGGTCTCGCGCAGCGGGATTTGCTCGCCTTCGATGGCCGGAACCAGACCGGCGTAGTACTCGAGCACGTCGGCGCCGGTGACGATGTCGACGTTGCGGGTCTCGGCCAGCGGCTTGCCGGTGTCGAGGGTTTCCAGTTCGGCCAGCTCATCGTTGCGCTGACGGAGGATTTCCACGGCGCGACGCAGGATGCGCGAGCGCTGCATGGCGGTCATCGCCGCCCATACTTTCTGCCCTTCCACCGCGCTCTGCACGGCACGCTCGACGTCGTCTTTCGAGGCGCGCTGGACCTGGGCGAGGACTTCACCATTGGCCGGATTGATGGTTTCGAAGGTGGTGCCGCTGGTGGCTTCCACGTAGCGACCGCCGATGTAGAGCTTCTGTTCTTCGAATCGAGCCATGGTGCAGGTGTCCTCTCTTATAGGTGTCAGTGCGCAAGGCCGGCGCGGCGGGGCTAGCCCGTCTGTTTCGCCAGTTGTTGGTCGAGGTAGTCGTACGCGATGGCCAGTGCCTGCTCGGTGTCGAAGGCATCGCCGGAGAGCGCGCCGCGCAGCCACAACCCATCGATCAGTGCCGCCAGCCCACGGGCGGCCGCGCGCGCTTCGGCGATTGGCAACACCCGGCGGAACTCGCAGCACAGGTTCGAATACAACCTGTGGTCGTTGACCCGCTGCAGGCGGCGCAACGACGGCTGGTGCATGCTGGTAGCCCAGAACGCCAGCCAGGTTTTCATCGCCGGCCCGTTGACCTGGCTCGCATCGAAGTTGCCTTCGATGATCGCGCGCAGGTGCGAGCGCGGCTCGTCATCCCGCAAAGCCCGGCGGCGTTCGCCGACGGCCTTGTTCAGCGCCAGCATCAGATGGCGCATGGTCGCTTCCAGGAGCCCGTTCTTGTCCTGGAAGTAGTGGCTGATGATGCCGTTGGATACCCCCGCCAGACGGGCGATCAGGGCGATGCTGGCGTCGCCCATGCCCACCTGGTCCACCGCCTCTAGCGTGGCGTGGATCAACTGGGAACGGCGAATCGGCTGCATACCGACCTTGGGCATTTCGTATCTCCTCTTCGCCTGGACGTACCTATGCCGTCCGGCGACTTGTTGGCCAGTCTATTTTGTTTTTATTGAACGTTCAATCAACTAAGAATAAGCTGCGCTCCGTGAACCACTCCGAGCCTTGTGTGCAAGCGGGCCCGAGCCGTTCATCGCCGCATCTCTTCCCAACCTTCAAGGATCGCAGAATCCAGGCGGGAAGTGTCGTGCGGCTGTGCTGTGTCTGTGGTTTGCGGCCCGTCGCCGTGCCTTAGTCGCACCCGTCGCCGGCCGCCATGCGTTCACTGTCATGGGGTCATCCTCCAAATGAGTACTGCTTCGCCAATAAAAACAAACGAGCAGGTACGTCTGAATCCGGTCGTCTTCTACGGTTCCACCGTGCTGATCCTGGTTCTGACCGCCGCCCTCATTCTCTTTCCCGACGGCGCCGGTGCGGTCCTCAACCGTACGCAAGCGTGGCTTTCGCACAGTTTCGGCTGGTATTACATGCTGGCCATCGGCAGTTATCTGTTCTTCGTCATCTGGGTTGCGTTCTCTCGCTATGGCCAGCTGAAGCTCGGCGCCGATCACGAGAAACCGGACTTCAGCTACGGCGCCTGGGCCGGCATGCTGTTCTCCTCCGGCATCGGCATCTCGCTGCTGTACTTCGCCGCCTCCGAGCCCATCGACCACCTCTACCATCCGCCGGAAGGCGTGGCCGGCACCCCGCAAGCGGCACGCCAGGCGCTGCAACTGACCTTCCTGCACTGGGGCGTGCACGGCTGGGCGATCTATGCGCTGGTCGGCCTGGCCGTCGGCTACTTCGCCTACCGTCACCGCCAGCCGCTGGCCCTGCGTTCGGCGCTGCTGCCGATCCTCGGTGAGCGCTGGGTGAAGGGCGGCGCCGGCCACGCGGTGGACTGCTTCGGCATCTTCGTTACCCTGCTGGGCCTGGTGACCAACCTGGGCATCGGCGCACTGCAGGTATCCTCGGGCATCGAATACCTGACCGGCATGGAGCACTCCAAGACCACTCTGCTGATCGTGCTGCTGGTGATGAGCCTGGTGGCCACGCTGGCCGCGGTGTCGGGCATCGAGAAAGGCATCCGCCGGCTGTCCAACCTGAACATCGTGCTGTTCAGCTCGCTGCTGCTGTTCGTGCTGGTCTGCGGCTCCACCCTGGAGCTGCTCAACGGCTTCGTGCAGAACCTAGGCGACTACCTCAACGGCCTGGTGCTCAAGACCTTCGATCTCTACGTCTACACCGGCGGCGGCGCTGGCAAGAACGAAGAATGGCTGGGCCTGTGGACCCTGTTCTACTGGGCCTGGTGGATTTCCTGGGCGCCCTTCGTCGGCATGTTCATCGCGCGTATTTCCCGTGGCCGGACCGTGCGCGAACTGGTCATGGGTGTGCTGCTGATCCCGCTCGGCTTCACCCTCGCCTGGCTCTCGGTGTTCGGCAACAGCGCGGTGGACCTGGTGATGAACCACGGCGCCGCCGACCTGGGCAAGGCCGCCCTGGAGCAGCCGTCGATGTCGATCTACCTGCTGCTGGAGCACTACCCCTTCGCCAAGATCGTGATCGGCATGTCGATCTTCGTCGGCTTCGTGCTCTTCCTCACCCCCGCCGACTCCGGCTCGGTGATGCTGGCCAACCTGTCGCGCCAGGGCGGCGACCTCGACGAAGACGCCCCGCACTGGCTGCGTATCCTCTGGTCGGTGGTGATCACCCTGGTGACCATCGGCCTGCTGTTCGCCGGCAACTTCACCGCCATGCAGACCGTCGTGGTGCTGGCCGGCCTGCCGTTCTCGGCGGTTCTGATCCTGCTCATGTTCGGCCTCTACAAGGCCATGAAGACGGATTACGAGGCGCTGCACGGCCACGCCACGCCGCCAGCCCTGGCGCCGGCAGTCTGATCTCCCCGGCGGTGTCGCCCGACGCCGCCTGCCTGCTCCGGCAGGCCTTTTCGCCCGGCCCCGCGCCGGGCTTTTCTTTTTCCGCCACGGCCTCCGGGCCGCCCAGGCACCTGCGCTGGCGAACGGCTATGGTGTCAGCGAAGCCTTTCGCGGAGACAGTCATGAGCTACCGCCCCTTCGGCCGGCCCTGCAGCGGGCTCGCCGTGCGCAAGAACCCGACCGTCAATGCCTGAGCGGGACTGGTGCCTGGTGCGCCTGGACGACAACGGCAACCGCTTCGTCATGCGCCGCCAACTGTCCCGCGCCGAGGCAGAAGCCCTGGCGCGAGACTACCAGGCGCGTGGGCACAAGCAGACCTATTGGGCGGAGCGGGAAGAGTCGCCGTCTTCCCGGCTATGAGCTGCGCTCACCCTTCGGGCCGCACTGAAGTGCGTTCAGCACAAGCGCTGTCCCGCATTCGAGCGAGTGACGGGGTGCGCGAGCAGCCTCGCTCCTACGTCCGCCATGCCTTGCGCAATACCTTCAGCGCTTCGGCAATCCGCGCCTCGGGCACCGCTGCGAAACCCAGCACCAACCCGGCGCGCTGATCTTCCGGTTCGGTGGACTCCGGCAGCCAGTAGTCGCTCAGCGCATTCACTTCCACGCCAACGGCCAACGCTCGCTGCACCAGCTCACGTTCGCGCTCGCGGCTGTCGACCCGCACGCACAGGTGCAGCCCCGCCTCTACTGTCGGCATTCGAGCGCAACCGGCGACATCCGGCCAGCCACGCAGCAGGGCATCGCGACGGCTGCGGGCGGCGCGGCGCATGCGGCGGACGTGACGCTGGAAGTGTCCTTCGGCGATGAAGTCCGCCATCACCCGCTGGGTACCGACTTCCGAGTGCCGCACATCCAGCGCGCGACGCCGGGCGAAGGCCTGTGCCAGCGCCGGCGGAACCACCAGATATCCCAAGCGCAGCGCGGGGAAGGCGATCTTGCAGAAAGTGCCAACGTAGAGCACCCGGTCGTGTCGATCCAGCGCCGCCAGCGGCATCAGCGGCGTACCGCTGTAACGGTACTCGCCATCGTAGTCGTCCTCGACGATCCAGCCGCCGGTGCGCTCGGCCCACTCCAGCAGCTCCAGGCGCCTTGCCAGGGACAAGGTCACCCCGGTCGGATACTGGTGAGAAGGCGTGACATACACCAGCCGGCAGTCCAGCAATTGCTCCAACTGCGCCGTACATAGCCCGTCGGCATCCACGGACACGCCGTGCAGACGCGCACCGGCCGTGGCGAAGGCGTGGCCGGCGGCGCGGTAGCCGGGGTTCTCGATGGCCGCACCGTCGCCCTCGGCGAGCAATACCTGGGCGCACAGCGCGATGCCTTGCTGGGCGCCGCTGGTGATGATGATCTGCTGGGCATCGCAATGCAGGCCACGGGTGCTGCGCAGGTAGGCGGCCACCAGTTCGCGCAGGCGCCGCTCGCCCGCCGGGTCGCCGTAACCCAGGCAGTCCAGCGGCGGATCTCGCCAGAAGCGCGCCTGCAGCCGTGCCCAGGTATCGAAGGGGAACAGGTCGAAGGCCGGCACCCCTACCCGGAAGGCACGCGGCGCACCGGTGGGCGGCAGCGGCAGATGGTGCTTCGCCAGGCGCTCCATGGAGGGTGCATCCGCGCCGCGCGCTTCGCCACGCACGGCGTCCACCGATGGCTGAACCCGCTCCGCGACATAGGTGCCATCACCGGTGCGCCCCTCGATGTAACCCTCGGCGTAGAGCTGTTCGTAGGCGCGCACCACGGTATTGCGTGAAATGCCCAATGACGCCGCCAGATCGCGGCTCGCCGGCAGGCGTGAACGCGCCGCCAGGCGACCATCGAGGATGCGCTCGCGCAATGCCTGGAACAGTTGCACGCCGAGCGGCCGCGCAGGATCGAGGCGGATGCCGGAAGGATTGAAAGGCAGCGGGACACTCATGCGGGCGGATTCCGGGAGGACGGCAATGGCTCCCTTGATTTCACCATGAATGGCTCTTTAGTAGAACCAATTCCCAACCTAGGCTGTAACCATTCCAACACGCACAAGGCCGTCACTATGACTTCCGCTGTCGAGATCCGCCCGATCACCGCTGCTGATCACGCCGCCTGGCTGCCGCTCTGGCAGGGCTACCAGCGCTTCTACAAGACCACCATCGATGAGGCCACCAGCGCCGTGACCTGGAAGCGCTTCCTCGACCCCGCCGAACCGATGCACGCCGCCCTAGCCTGGCAGGGCGGCGAGGCCATCGGCATGGTGCACTTCATCTACCACCGTTCCTGCTGGACCCAGGGCGACTACGTCTACCTGCAGGACCTGTTCGTTGCCGAAGGCCAGCGTGGCGGCGGCATCGGTACGGCGCTGATCGAGCACGTCTACGCCGACGCCCGCGCCAACGGTGCCGCGCGGGTGCACTGGCTGACCCACGAGAGCAACACCGACGCCATGTTCCTCTACGACCGGATCGCCGACCGCTCCGGTTTCGTCCAGTACCGCAAGATCATCTGACCCGGAGCGCCCCATGAACGACCAGCCCCTGCTGAACTGGCGCCCCGCCGCCAGCCCCGAAAAGCGCACCCTGCCCGGCCGCTACGTCAATCTGGTTCCGCTGGATGTCGCCGCCCATGGCGACGATCTGTGGGAAGCCCTGCAAGGCCCGGACTCCGATTCGCTGCTCTGGGACTACCTGCCCTATGGCCCCTTCCCCGAGCGCGCGCCGTTCGATACCTGGCTCACCGGCAACGCCACCAGCACTGATCCGATGTTCTTCGCCGTGATCGACCGCATCAGCGGCCGCGCGGTTGGCCTGCTCAGCTTCCTGCGGATCTTCCCCAAGGACGGCAGTATCGAGATCGGCCACATTGCCTACGGCCGGGTGATGCAGCGTTCGCCTGCCTCCACCGAAGCCGTCTACCTGCTGGCCAAGCTGGCCTTCGAACTGGGCTACCGGCGCCTGGAATGGAAGTGCAATGCGCTCAATGCCCGCTCCATGCGCGCTGCGCAACGCCTGGGCTTCACCTTCGAGGGCACCTTCCGCCAGGCAACCGTGGTGAAGGACCGCAACCGCGACACCGCCTGGTTCTCGATCATCGACAGTGAGTGGCCGCGCTGCCAGCAGGCCTTCGAGGCCTGGTTGGACACCGCCAATCACGACGGCGCAGGGCGGCAGCGCAAGCGTCTGGAGGACCTGCGCCAGAGCTGATCTTTTCATTCTTCGGGAACTGCCCGACGGGCGGAGGATCGGTGATACTGACTCTTTCCCATCGCAGCCCCGGAGACCACCATGAGCAGCGATATCCAGACCCCTCGCGTCGAGCAGGTGCAGGTCGACGAACTGCCCTGCTGGCGCATCCACACCGCCCATGGTGAAGCCCTGATCGCCCAGCAGGGTGCGCAACTGCTGAGCTACCAGCCCCACGAGCAACCGCCGCTGGTGTGGCTGAGCGATACCGCCGAGTTCCGCCATGGCCAGTCCCAGCGGGGCGGCGTGCCGGTGTGCTGGCCCTGGTTCGGCAACCTGGAACGCAACCCGGTGGCAGTTCGCACCGCGTATACCGGCAACAACGCCCCGGCCCACGGCCTGGTGCGCACCGTGGACTGGCAACTGGACGACATCGCCGACGAGCAGGGCGAGCTGGCCGTGCACTTCAGCATCGACGCCCACCATGGCCTTCCCGGCTGGCCGCATTCGGCGCGCCTGGAGCTGGTGATGCGCTTCGGCGAACGCCTGACCCTGGAAATGACCACCCACAACCTCGGCGACAAGCCGCTTCCGATCAGCCAGGCGCTGCACACCTACTTCGCGGTGAGCAACAGCCGCGAGATCAGCATCGACGGCCTGCAGGGCTGCCGTTACATCGAGACCCTGGAGAACTGGGAAGAGCGCCAGCAGCACGGTCTGGTGCGCATCGCCGGGGAAACCGACCGCATCTACCTGGATGTAGAGAAGCCCCTGGTGATCCGTGACCCGCTCTGGGAGCGCGGTATCCACATCCTTGCCAGCGGCTCGCGCTCGGCGGTGGTGTGGAACCCCTGGATCGACAAGGCCGCGCGCCTGTCGCAATTCGCCAACGATGCCTGGGAGAACATGCTCTGCATCGAGACCGCGCGAGTCTGGGACGACGTGATGAGCGTCGCGCCGGGACGAAGCGAGACGATGAAGGTGGAAATCTGGAGTGAACCGCTGAAGGACTGAGGCCTGCTCTT harbors:
- a CDS encoding MFS transporter, yielding MPSVNAPAAPASRPLTRSDYKTLSLSALGGALEFYDFIIFVFFATVVGKLFFPADMPEWLRQLQTFGLFAAGYLARPLGGVVMAHFGDLLGRKKMFTLSIFLMAVPTLIMGLLPTYEQIGIWAPLALLLLRVIQGAAIGGEVPGAWVFVAEHVPQRHVGYACGTLTSGLTAGILIGSLVATLINSVFSAEEVRAYAWRIPFLLGGIFGLFSVYLRRWLHETPVFAELQLRKQLAEEVPLGVVVREHRPAVVLSMLLTWVLSAAIVVVILMTPSVLQTVYGFGAATALKANSLAIVFLSVGCILAGGLADRIGAGRTFIYGSVLLGVASWTFYTSLKAHPDWLFPLYAVTGLCVGVIGAVPYVMVNAFPAVVRFTGLSFSYNLAYAIFGGLTPMVVALLMKEDPLGPAYYVVALCMVGFLVGTYLLRQERRLVGQGVAVN
- the betA gene encoding choline dehydrogenase, with protein sequence MSQEFDYIIIGAGSAGNVLATRLTEDPDVSVLLLEAGGPDYRADFRTQMPAALAYPLQGRRYNWAYVTDPEPYMNNRRMECGRGKGLGGSSLINGMCYIRGNAMDFDGWAQDKGLEDWTYLDCLPYFRKAETRDIGPNDFHGGNGPVSVTTPKAGNNPLFHAMVEAGVQAGYPRTEDLNGYQQEGFGPMDRTVTPQGRRSSTARGYLDQARERPNLTIVTHALTDRILFSGKRAIGATYLHGNDNALKEVRARREVLVCSGAIASPQLLQRSGVGPASLLRDLGIDVVHDLPGVGQNLQDHLEMYLQYACKQPVSLYPALQWWNQPQIGAEWMFLGSGLGASNQFEAGGFIRTRPEFEWPNIQYHFLPVAINYNGSNAVKEHGFQAHVGSMRSPSRGRINAVSRDPRKHPSILFNYMSSEQDWQEFRDGIRLTREIMNQPALDPFRGRELSPGLDKQSDAELDAFVREHAETAFHPSCSCKMGEDDMAVVDGEGRVHGMQGLRVVDASIMPLIITGNLNATTIMMAEKIADKVRGRQALPRSTADYYKANGAPVRGKSMR
- a CDS encoding GNAT family N-acetyltransferase, with translation MNDQPLLNWRPAASPEKRTLPGRYVNLVPLDVAAHGDDLWEALQGPDSDSLLWDYLPYGPFPERAPFDTWLTGNATSTDPMFFAVIDRISGRAVGLLSFLRIFPKDGSIEIGHIAYGRVMQRSPASTEAVYLLAKLAFELGYRRLEWKCNALNARSMRAAQRLGFTFEGTFRQATVVKDRNRDTAWFSIIDSEWPRCQQAFEAWLDTANHDGAGRQRKRLEDLRQS
- the betB gene encoding betaine-aldehyde dehydrogenase, whose amino-acid sequence is MARFEEQKLYIGGRYVEATSGTTFETINPANGEVLAQVQRASKDDVERAVQSAVEGQKVWAAMTAMQRSRILRRAVEILRQRNDELAELETLDTGKPLAETRNVDIVTGADVLEYYAGLVPAIEGEQIPLRETSFVYTRREPLGVVAGIGAWNYPVQIALWKSAPALAAGNAMIFKPSEVTPLTVLKLAEIYTEAGLPDGVFNVLTGSGREVGQWLTEHPLIEKISFTGGTSTGKKVMASASSSSLKEVTMELGGKSPLIIFEDANLDRAADIAVMANFFSSGQVCTNGTRVFIPRNLQARFEAKVVERVKRIRLGSPQDENTNFGPLTSFAHMESVLSYIESGKEQKARLLCGGERVTQGEFAKGAYVAPTVFTDCTDDMTIVREEIFGPVMSILVYDTEDEVIRRANDSEYGLAAGVVTQDLARAHRAIHRLEAGICWINTWGESPAEMPVGGYKQSGVGRENGLTTLAHYTRIKSVQVELGDYASVF
- a CDS encoding PLP-dependent aminotransferase family protein, with product MSVPLPFNPSGIRLDPARPLGVQLFQALRERILDGRLAARSRLPASRDLAASLGISRNTVVRAYEQLYAEGYIEGRTGDGTYVAERVQPSVDAVRGEARGADAPSMERLAKHHLPLPPTGAPRAFRVGVPAFDLFPFDTWARLQARFWRDPPLDCLGYGDPAGERRLRELVAAYLRSTRGLHCDAQQIIITSGAQQGIALCAQVLLAEGDGAAIENPGYRAAGHAFATAGARLHGVSVDADGLCTAQLEQLLDCRLVYVTPSHQYPTGVTLSLARRLELLEWAERTGGWIVEDDYDGEYRYSGTPLMPLAALDRHDRVLYVGTFCKIAFPALRLGYLVVPPALAQAFARRRALDVRHSEVGTQRVMADFIAEGHFQRHVRRMRRAARSRRDALLRGWPDVAGCARMPTVEAGLHLCVRVDSRERERELVQRALAVGVEVNALSDYWLPESTEPEDQRAGLVLGFAAVPEARIAEALKVLRKAWRT
- the betI gene encoding transcriptional regulator BetI, with the translated sequence MPKVGMQPIRRSQLIHATLEAVDQVGMGDASIALIARLAGVSNGIISHYFQDKNGLLEATMRHLMLALNKAVGERRRALRDDEPRSHLRAIIEGNFDASQVNGPAMKTWLAFWATSMHQPSLRRLQRVNDHRLYSNLCCEFRRVLPIAEARAAARGLAALIDGLWLRGALSGDAFDTEQALAIAYDYLDQQLAKQTG
- a CDS encoding acyl-CoA thioesterase, encoding MIELEQDDPIPQGDLALQITALPRETNGFGDIFGGWLVAQMDLAGTAMASRIAGGRVATVAIDRMAFLVPVAVGAQLSFYTQSLEVGRSSIRMLVEVWSDDPLSSEWRKVTEAVFVFVAIDGSGRTRPVPPRRG
- a CDS encoding BCCT family transporter, with the translated sequence MSTASPIKTNEQVRLNPVVFYGSTVLILVLTAALILFPDGAGAVLNRTQAWLSHSFGWYYMLAIGSYLFFVIWVAFSRYGQLKLGADHEKPDFSYGAWAGMLFSSGIGISLLYFAASEPIDHLYHPPEGVAGTPQAARQALQLTFLHWGVHGWAIYALVGLAVGYFAYRHRQPLALRSALLPILGERWVKGGAGHAVDCFGIFVTLLGLVTNLGIGALQVSSGIEYLTGMEHSKTTLLIVLLVMSLVATLAAVSGIEKGIRRLSNLNIVLFSSLLLFVLVCGSTLELLNGFVQNLGDYLNGLVLKTFDLYVYTGGGAGKNEEWLGLWTLFYWAWWISWAPFVGMFIARISRGRTVRELVMGVLLIPLGFTLAWLSVFGNSAVDLVMNHGAADLGKAALEQPSMSIYLLLEHYPFAKIVIGMSIFVGFVLFLTPADSGSVMLANLSRQGGDLDEDAPHWLRILWSVVITLVTIGLLFAGNFTAMQTVVVLAGLPFSAVLILLMFGLYKAMKTDYEALHGHATPPALAPAV
- a CDS encoding GNAT family N-acetyltransferase — translated: MTSAVEIRPITAADHAAWLPLWQGYQRFYKTTIDEATSAVTWKRFLDPAEPMHAALAWQGGEAIGMVHFIYHRSCWTQGDYVYLQDLFVAEGQRGGGIGTALIEHVYADARANGAARVHWLTHESNTDAMFLYDRIADRSGFVQYRKII